The Candidatus Hydrogenedentota bacterium genomic interval TTCGGGTATCGCGAATGGCTGACGTGGTGTAGACAAGATCGATCAACATGTCTCGCGCCTTGTCCATCGCGGCCAACGCATGCATGGGATCTTCGCTGAGATTCTCGGAGAGATATTCGATAGGCTCGATGTTCAGGCTATAGGTGCGCGCCAGGCTTAAGTTGAAGAAGAGCTGACGCCGGTCGTCTTCGATGAGACGTTCGGCCATGCGGTCGCGCCAGAACCGGGCAGATTTGGGTTCGGCGACGAGCAGCGCGCGGGCTTGCCCCGGAAACATTTCGAGATGTCGCCTGCGGTACATGGCTTCCCACGTGCGATTGGCGAGAAAGTCGGTGATATCGAAGATTTCGCGGCCGCGCAAGGCGTGCTCGGGGACATCGATGTGCAGGCCCGACATGCCGCGCACGTCATTCGACACCACAAAATAGAGATTGAAATCAGCGCCTTTGAGCCTGAAATAGCTTGCGGGATCGACACCTTCCGGAAGCTGCACGTAATCCTGAGAAGGCACGCTTGCGGCGTACCAGTCTTTGGGCATGGGCGCAGGCTTTGCGGCCAGCAACATTGGCGCAAGGGCATTGAGCCGCTCCATGTTGCGATCGAGTTCCAGCCAGAGATCGCTGAAGGTCAGGAATGGCCCAGTGAGCGACCGCTGAATACTGCCAAGTATCCAGATTGGGTCGTTGTGGTACGTGTAATTGAACCATCCGCGCGCACCGTGGGCAAACGCCAGGTTAATCATTAGCCGCAATTCGGGGCAGGTGCTCCATTCCGGCGTGTCCGTGGCGTAAATAAACGATGGACCCATCATCCAGAACTGCTGACCGGGGCACAGCGCGTAATGCGTACCCACGATGTGACCGATTTCCCACGGCGTGTGGGAAGAGAAATTGCTGATTCCGGCTGCGGAGAAATGCGGCGCGTACAGGGGGAAATTGCTCGGCTGGCGAGTGATGATGCTGACTGGATGATTCGGATCCGCCTTTTCAACCAGCGCTTTCGCGCGCAGCATATGCTGGAAATCGTCTTCGGGCGGCTCGCGCCGCAGCATCCAACTCAGGATGGCCGGGGAGTTCGCAAACGGTTTGATCAAGGTATCCACGGCGTCCTGAAGGAGCAGGACGTCATCGCCGAGGGGGAAGTCATACACGAGGACCAGCTTTACGCCAAATTGCTCGGCATAATTCATGAGTTCGCGCCACTCGTGGGGCGTTACGCCCGCGATACTCTCGATGAGCAGGGTGTTGTGGTGATGAGTGACGACGTCCTCAAGGGTGAGCGACCAATACTCCGAAAGCGAGATGCTGAGCAGTTCCGCGTTACGCCGAACGGTGTCCATGTTGAGGCAGACGCCCAGCGGGAGAAAGCTGTCGAGCACGGGGTAATGCTTGGGAGTTGCCTCAGCGCCGAGGACTTCCTGGTCCTTCTTGTACGCCTTCTGCTCCGCTTTTGATAGGGCGCGGAACCGAACGGAAGCAATCTCGAACGACTCCGTGGTGCGCGTGGTGGAGTAGAGACGCAAGATCACTTGCTCGAGGACGGCCGGAAATCCGCCGTGAGGAATCAGCATCGCCAGTGTCTTCCACTGTGGCGAACGCGGCAGCGCATCGATGTGGATACCGCCGGGATAGGTCCACACCCATGAAGGGTGGGCGTTTTCACTGGTACAACGATACGTGATTTCCGCAACAGGCAGCCGCGTGGTATCGATGGGAAGGCGCGAATCTGACCACCCCAGCGAACCAAGGGGGACCCAGAAGCTGGGCTCGTCGGATGGGATCGTATCCATTTTGCGCACGTCTTCGAAACGTCCTACGAGACGGACTCCTTCGTCGGTGCGCGCGCGATGCACTGGGATGCGTTTCCACTCACGATCCGAAGCGATGTCTCGGGTGGTCCAGTGCGCGAGGTCGTCTCCCGAGAACTCGATGTGGTCAAGGCTATCGCGTACCGCGGGATCGGGCGCCTTAAGAATTGTCTTCAGATAGCCGGAATACTCGTAGAGCATGGGTTCCTTGTCGCGGTCGGAGTGATTTGCTTTTGTCATCGCGTGTTAGCTCGTGCGCGTTCGGATTTGCCTTTTTCGGGAAAACACCTCATCGAGACCGACGCCGATCAAGATTGCGCTGCCGATAACAACATACTCCATTTGGCTTGGAATGCCCAAGATAACGACGATATTCCGCAGCAGGACGATCAGGGACGCGCCGATGGCGATTCCGAGGATATGTCCCGAGCCGCCTCGCAGGCTGCATCCGCCGAGGACCGCGCCCGCTATCGCGTACAGTTCGTAAAAATTGCCAAAGTCGCTGGAACCGATGGAAGGCACCTTGAACGCCAGCAGGATCGCGGCCCAACCCGAGAGCAGGCTGCAGAGGACGTAAGCCGCCATCTTAAGGCGGTCCGTATTCACGCCGCTGAAGCGGGCACTCTCTTCGTTTGCCCCCAGGGCGAACAAGTGTCGTCCTTGCGGTGAAAGGTGGAGAAAGGCCCCAACAAGGATGGCCAAGCCTATGAGAAACAGGAAAGGAATGGGGATGTTTTCAAAGACGAACCCTTTTCCTAGCTCGCGTAAGCCCGCATAGGCCCCGCCAAAGCCTTGGCTGCGGTCGCCGGTCATGAAACGGGCGGCTCCGCGATACAGGAACAGACCGCAGAGAGTCACAATGAATGGTTGCAGGCGGACTTTGGAAACGAGAAAACCGTGCCAGACTCCGATAAGGACCGACAATCCCAGGACGATGGGAATGGCGAGGGCAGGGTCCATGCCTTTACCGCTGTCGAGCAGCATGGCGAGGGAGCAGCCTACCAGGGCAACAACGCTACCGACGGACAGATCGATGCCGCCGGTAATAATGACAAGCGACTGCCCGAGGCTGAGAATTCCGAACAGGCCAACCCACGTAAGTTGATTACGGATATTCTCCGCGCTCAATAGACTCAGTGTTCCGTCGCGAAAGTACTCCCAAGCGGAGGTCAATACAACAAGAGTCGCCAGCAGTGCCGCAAGACCGAGTGCTTTTCTCACTTATCGGCCAATCTGCTGGCTGAGCGTGGCGCGGAATTCCTCCACATTCTCCGCCGTGATGGTCTTCACCGGCACGAAAATCTGCTTGCTCTCGGGGATGCCGGAGCGGTCGCCCTTGGCCAACTGGTTCATCAGCTTCACGCTCTGGTAACCGAACTCGAAAGGCTGCTGCACAATCGTGCCCTCGATGGCCTTCTGCGACACACCGAGCAAGGTCGCTTCTTCCTCATCGAAGCACACAATCTTGACCTGACCTTCCTTGCCAGAATCGCGAACGGCGTTCAGCAGTGCAGGTCCGTTATAGCTCCAAAGGCCGACGAGACACGCAACGTCGGGGTATTTCACAATCGTATCCTGCGCGTTGGACATGGCCTTGGCCCGATCCGTTTCGTCGGTGAGTGTGTCGATAACCGTGATGCCGGTGTCTTTGATGGTGTCCTCGATACCGCGTTTGCGATCCTGGGCGTTCTGCGCGTCGAGCTTGCCGACAAACATCATGATCTTGCCGCCATTCGGAAGGACTTTCTTGAGGAGTTCACCCGCCGCGACGCCCGCATCGTAGTTGTTGGTGCCGATGTAGCAGGCACGATTGCTTTGGGGCGCGTCAGAATCTTGCGTAATCAGGTTCACCTTCGACGCGAACTCATTAAGGGTATCTGTCCAATTCGCGGGATCGTTGGGGCTGATCGCGATGCCCGAGACTCCCTTTACAATGAGGTCTTCCATAATCTGCTGCTGTTCCTGCGCGCTACCGGTCGCGGGTATGCGGAAGAGGACCTCGCAACCAAGCTCTTCGGCGGCCTTCTTGGTGCCGGCTTCGGCAATTTTCCAGAAGTCGGAAGCGTTGTTGGTCACGAACGCGACTTTGACCTTTTCAGGTGCAGCAGGCGGAGCAGGAGGGGCTGCCGGGGCCGACGCCGACTGCGGCTGCCCAGGCGCTTCGGGAGTCTGCGGCGCGGGCGCGGATGGGCTGCACGCGGCAACAATCAGCGAGCACACGGCAGCAAAGATGACCATACGAGTTTTCATGTTCTGACCTCCCCGAATGCGACCCGCCACGCGTGAGACGCATGTGCGCGGGAATCGCGATTGAACCATTTTCCCGAAGTTGTGCCAGTCTACACCGATTGCAAAACAAGGCGCAATTGGGCGAACTGCAGTGCGCGCGTAAAGGCAGGCGTAGACAGGGCTGCTGTGCGCTTGAACCAAGGTGGAGTTTCGTAGGTGAACGGCGCGGGGATGTGGAGTATGCTTTTGCGCAACGCACGAAAGGAGCGAAAGTCATGTACCGGACGCGTATGCTTGTAGGATTAATGGTGATGGTTGGGTTGGTGTTGGGATTTGCGCCGGGAGCGCAGGCGGCGGACGCCAATACCTTCCTGGGGCACTGGGCGCTCGTGATACCCGGCGGCGGAGCCGGCTGGTTGGGAATCACGAACGAGCAGGGGTTTCTGGATGGAAGCATCTTATGGGGCGGCGGCAGTGTTGTGCCGGTAGACAGCGTGTTCATGGACGGTGACTCGCTGGTAGTGACTCGAGTCAGCGACGTGGAACGCAAGGACGCGGCCGGTAAGGTCATCGATACGCAGCGTTTCACCGATATGATCCGCGCGACCGTATCCGGTGACGACATGAAGCTGGAGTTATTTGAGCCGGATCGCGGCGGAAACGGCATCAAGAAGAGCGAATTCACCGGTAAGCGAATTCCGCCTGTGCCTGCCGCGCCGGACGTGTCCAAGGTGAAGTTCGGGAAGCCGATCAAGCTGTTTAACGGGAAGAACTTGAAGGGTTGGACGCTCACATCCGAAGGACAGATCAATGGGTGGCGCGCGGAAGACGGCCTGCTCGTCAACGACGCCAAACAGGAAGAGGGCAAGCCCCACAAGCCGTACGGCAATCTTCGAACGGAAAAGGAGTTCGAAGACTTCAATCTGAAGTTGGAAGTGAACGTGCCAGCAGGCGGCAACAGCGGTATCTACTTGCGCGGCATCTACGAAGTCCAGGTTGCGGATACGTTTGGCAAGCCGCTGGACCCGCACAACATGGGCGGGATCTACAGCCGGATTACTCCGTCCGAAGCCGCCGAGAAGCCTGCCGGCGAGTGGCAGACGTACGACATCACCCTGTGCGACCGGCACGTGACGGTTATCCTGAATGGTAAGACAATCATCGACAACCAGCCGTTGCTGGGATGCACCGGTGGCGCGTTGACGTCGGACGAGTTCAAGCCGGGTCCGATCTACCTTCAAGGCGACCACACATCGATGAGCTATCGCAACATCGTATTGACTCCAATTGTTAAGTAGCTTTCGATACAGAAGTTAGGGATCTACGACGCCCCTGGACCGAGTTTGGGGGCGTCGTTTCATTGAAGTGGCAGGTTGGTTGGGCCAGGAATAATACTTGAAGTGATGGGTGGCGTAAGTAGTAGCTGCCGCGGCATTTCACTGCATTTTTTTGGGGAAATTATTGGCGATTTTGGGTTTGAAATCTGTGGACAAGGGGGAGCGATTGCCCTATAATAAGAACCTATCTACCTGTAGGTAAGGTGCTGTAAGAGGCTGTTTACGGGCTGTTTCCCATTTGACAGAACCGGGGATCTCACCATGGCAACGCTGGAAAACAAAGATAAGCAGAAGGCAATGGACTTGGCCGAAGAGGCCCGGCAAGAAGAGTGGAAGTTTCCCAGTTTCACGGCGGAATTGTTCCGCGGGAACTTCCGATGGGATTTGATGCATCCATATCCTCTTCAGGACGATGAGGATAAGCGTATTG includes:
- a CDS encoding ABC transporter permease → MRKALGLAALLATLVVLTSAWEYFRDGTLSLLSAENIRNQLTWVGLFGILSLGQSLVIITGGIDLSVGSVVALVGCSLAMLLDSGKGMDPALAIPIVLGLSVLIGVWHGFLVSKVRLQPFIVTLCGLFLYRGAARFMTGDRSQGFGGAYAGLRELGKGFVFENIPIPFLFLIGLAILVGAFLHLSPQGRHLFALGANEESARFSGVNTDRLKMAAYVLCSLLSGWAAILLAFKVPSIGSSDFGNFYELYAIAGAVLGGCSLRGGSGHILGIAIGASLIVLLRNIVVILGIPSQMEYVVIGSAILIGVGLDEVFSRKRQIRTRTS
- a CDS encoding sugar-binding protein yields the protein MVIFAAVCSLIVAACSPSAPAPQTPEAPGQPQSASAPAAPPAPPAAPEKVKVAFVTNNASDFWKIAEAGTKKAAEELGCEVLFRIPATGSAQEQQQIMEDLIVKGVSGIAISPNDPANWTDTLNEFASKVNLITQDSDAPQSNRACYIGTNNYDAGVAAGELLKKVLPNGGKIMMFVGKLDAQNAQDRKRGIEDTIKDTGITVIDTLTDETDRAKAMSNAQDTIVKYPDVACLVGLWSYNGPALLNAVRDSGKEGQVKIVCFDEEEATLLGVSQKAIEGTIVQQPFEFGYQSVKLMNQLAKGDRSGIPESKQIFVPVKTITAENVEEFRATLSQQIGR
- a CDS encoding DUF1080 domain-containing protein, giving the protein MLVGLMVMVGLVLGFAPGAQAADANTFLGHWALVIPGGGAGWLGITNEQGFLDGSILWGGGSVVPVDSVFMDGDSLVVTRVSDVERKDAAGKVIDTQRFTDMIRATVSGDDMKLELFEPDRGGNGIKKSEFTGKRIPPVPAAPDVSKVKFGKPIKLFNGKNLKGWTLTSEGQINGWRAEDGLLVNDAKQEEGKPHKPYGNLRTEKEFEDFNLKLEVNVPAGGNSGIYLRGIYEVQVADTFGKPLDPHNMGGIYSRITPSEAAEKPAGEWQTYDITLCDRHVTVILNGKTIIDNQPLLGCTGGALTSDEFKPGPIYLQGDHTSMSYRNIVLTPIVK